CCGTAGAAATCCAGGAGTTCGAAGTCTTCGTGAAGAATGGCACCGAGGGTGCGGGGGGACGTCATCGCGGGAGCTTACCACTCCTGCGACGCCTTCCAGGCTACAGAGCACCCAGGATGCGAGCGGCTGCAAAGATGCCGAGCATCGAGAACGCCAGGGCAAGCTTGGCAGCAGCTCCAAGGACGAGCCCGAAGGAAGCGCCCATCCCGGCACGCCCTGCTTCGTCCAGGCGGCGCCGACCCGAAAGCTCGCCCAATACGGCGCCGACGAACGGCCCGAGCAGAATACCCGGAATACCGAAGAAGAGCCCGATCAAGGCACCTAGTGCCGCACCTACCATTCCACGCTGCGTCGCGCCGAAGCGCCGAGCGCCGAAGGCGCCCGCCGCCAAATCGACCGCGTAGGTGAGAAGCACGAGCAAGCCGAGCACGGTCAACGTCCCGTAGCCCACGTAGGCGAAATCTTCGGCCCATGCCGCAATCACCAGCCCAGCCAGCAGCACAGGTGCTCCGGGAATGACGGGCAACATCATGCCCGCCAGGCCCACCCCCACCAGCACTGCAGAGAGAGCGAAGAGCGCCCAGGTGGCGGCTTCGAATTCCATCCGAGGCCTACGCTCGCCGGCGGCGTGCGTGGAGCACGCCCATGCGTTCTTTCCACTCCGGCGCCAACGCGTGCATTGCCTGCACCCGTTCCAGGATCTCCAGATCCCCGGCGTGGTCGCGCATCCAGATATGGAGATCGACGAGGCTCACGTCATCCTGGCCAACCTCCACGCGCGAGATTTCATCCCCGACCTGGATCTCTCCGGGTTCGAGTACGCGCAGGTACCATCCACAGAGCGCATCGCGCACGACCCGCTTCATGATGAGTGGCGCGCCAGCCAGTCGCCCGGGGTGTGCACAACGCTCGGTCGGCATCGTCACCTGGAGATGCGCGGTACCGATCTGCCATACGTCTCCGACCCGAACCTGCGCCTCGGTCATTCCCCGAAGCGTGATGTTCTCGCCGAAACAAGGAATGGGCAGGGAATGGCTCGCGATCTCCTCGAACACCGGGTAGTGCTCGATGGGGTAGACGTGGAGCGCACGGTTCGGGCCTCCGTGGCCGTGATGGTGCACCTGATCGCCAGGCAGGCCCGCCAGCGTAAGAGCAACGGGCTGCGCCTGCGGGCGCTTGCGGATGGCGCTCTGGATTTCCCCACCATCGGCGAAACGCACGGCCTCGACACCACCGAGGTTCAGCGATTCGATGCGCACCTCAGCCACCGAGAAGCGCTGCGTAGAGGGCGGTGCTGGCTACGAGCATGGGCATTGTGTCTCCTGGGGGGCCAGCGAGTTCTGGTGTTCGTCGTGCTTCATGCTGGATTGGTCCGTGGAGCGTAGACGACTTCCAGCTTCATGCCGTCTGGGTCGGCAAAGAAGACGGCGTAGTAGCCCTCGCTGTAACCCGCCTGGCCGGAGTAGTCGACCGGCGGATCCAGGATGGTTGCGCCCATCTCATGCATCGCCTGGAAGACCCCGTCCACGCACTCCCGCGAATCCGCGTGGAATGCCATGTGATGCAAGCCCGGCGCATAGCGATCATGAAGCTGGCCTCGGCTCTCGCCGCTGGCGGGCCGGACCTCGATACCGAACCACGCACCGCCGGGCATTCGCGTTGCCCACGCGGCGCGCTCGGGTCGCTCACCGGCGAAACCCGGATGCTCGATCCGAAGCCGCTCGTAGCCAAGGCTGGTGAAGAACGTTTCGTAGAACGGAATCGAGCGCTCTGGATCGCGAATCGAGAGATCCATGTGATCGAGCGGCCCGCGGATCGTCATACGTGTTCCTCCGGGCTCAGCCCCGACGAACGACCATCACTTCGTAACGCCCGCTCGAGCCGATGAAAGAAGAACCGATCCAGCTCGTCAAGCTTACGACCAGGGAGCCGATCAATGCGGCTCCCAGACTCGCGATCTGGAAATCCTGGAGCATCCACGCCACCAGCCCGAGCATTCCGGCGTTCACCACCCACAGGAACAGACCAAGCGTCACCAGGGTGATCGGGAAGGTCAGGAAGATGGCGATTGGCCGGACGAAGGCATTCACGAAACCCAACAGGAGGGCCGCCAGGGCAAGCGTGGCGTCAGGCGTGATCTGGATGCCCGGAACGAGACGCGCAGCCAGCCACAGGCCGAAGGCCGTGATCGCCATTCGAATCAAGAATCCCATGCATACCTCTTTCCAGGCGCGCCAGGCTCCAAACATGGCGCCCGATGGGCCGACGTCAAGCAGCCCGGATACGGTACCGATTGCGGTCGAGTTCAGGCACGAAGCCTACCAGCCGGAAGCCCGCCTTTTCGAGCACCCGCAGCGAGGCATGATTCGCGGGCATCGCGAAGGCATCGACCATCGGCAGGCCGAGCTCTCCGAATGCGAGGGCCAGGGAGGCTGCCACGATCTCGCTGGCGTAGCCCTTGCCCCAGGCGTGAGGCGCTACGAAGTAGCTCACCTCGACGCCCCAGCCAGGATCCATTGGATCCCGATTGAGTCCGCCCCAGCCGACCACCCGATCTTCCTGGCGGGAGAGCGCTGTCCACGGGGCGAAACCATCCTTGGCAAAACCCGCCGCGTAGGCCTCGAGCCGCTGCTGGGCCTCCGCCAGGCTCGGCGCGCACCAGGTGTATCGCATGGCATCGGGATCTCGCTGAATCTGGAACAACGGCTCCGCGTCGCTCGGCCGATAGGCGCGCAGCTCGAGCTGGAGCGTTTCGATGGTAGGCGGTCCGCTCACGCCACGAGTGTACTTCGCCGGGGACGGACGGGCACCGAACGACGGGTCCGAAAACCGCCAGTGATTCTCATCGGCTTCGGGCATTCTGCAGCCATGGAACCCTCTCTTCGCTATGCAACCTTGGACACTGAACTCGGCAAGCTCTTGCTCGTCGCCACCGCGCGCGGCGTATGTCTGGTTCGCTTCGGGAAGTCGCGCACCGAACTCCTCCAGCAGATGCAGCAGGAGTTCCCTTCCGCCACCTATCGCGAAGCCGAAGACGAACTCGAGCCCTGGACACGGATCCTGCGTGAAACCCTCGGCGGCCGCGCACCGGCCACCGCGATCCCGCTCGACGTCCGCGGCAGCCGCTTCCAGCACCGCGTGTGGCAGGCCCTCTGCGACATCCCGACGGGCGAGACACGCAGTTACCAGGAACTCGCCCGAATGCTGGGAACACCGGGCGGCGCTCGGGCCGTGGGGCGGGCTTGCGCCACGAATCCGGTGCCCCTGCTGGTTCCCTGCCATCGGGTGGTGGGCGCCGATGGCTCGCCAGGAGGCTACCTTGGCGGGCCGACGAGAAAACGCTGGTTGCTCGAACGCGAAAATCCGCGAACGGCTGGAGACCGTCGGCCTCCCCTCGAAAAGGGGAGGCCGCATCCGGCAGGAAGCGCTCCAGTGGCGCCCTGACCCAGGAGACCCTGTGCCCGGCACGATTGAAAGCCTTCAGCACTCGGACCTCGAAGCGCTTGCATTGTTATGGCGTCGTTCTCGCGAAGACGCCCAGCCTTGGTTGGAACTTCGGATGGGCTACACGCCCACGGAAGACCTGGCATTCCTTCGGGACGTCATCGCCCACGAATGCGACATCTGGATCGCACGAGATGGCTCCACCCTGCTGGGATTTCTGGCGCTGGCCGGCGAGCAGATCGAACAGCTCTATGTGGATCCGCCCGGCCAGGGAACGGGCGTGGGCACCACTCTATTGGATCGTGCGCGCCAGCTCTCGCCCACGTGCCTCACTCTCTCCACCCATCTTCGCAATTCGGGAGCACGCGCTTTCTATGAACGTCGCGGCTTCCACGCGGTGGCCTTTGGAACGAGCCCGCCCCCGGAGAGCGAGCCGGATGTCACCTACGTCTGGGTGCCGTAGCCCGAGGCCTGCATCCAACTTCCAGCCGCGAGTGCGTGGTCGTGCGATTCACTGAAGCGGAGTGAGCACCGTCGATGCGAGCACGAACTGGGAGGCGAAGTAGACGGGCAGGCCCCATGCCCCGTTCACGAAACCAGGCGCCACGAACCGCTCCCGCGAGACCGAGACATCCGAGAGCGCAAAAGCGACTGCGCCAATCGCGGCAGCGGGCCGGCCCGTGGCCACGGAGGATCCGATCGCGAGTACGGTCATCATCGAGATGACGACCAGGTAGGCAATGACCGGGATCTTGAACTCTTCTGGCACATGGGGAGCGAGCCAGCGAAGCACGAGGAAAGCAAACACGCCGAGCGCGATCGCGGAGACAGCCAAGCCCACGAGCGAGAGCGGGCCTTGCAGGAACGCGATGGCGTAGGCCAGATGGCCTGACAAGAACGCGGCGATTCCCAGCCGGAACCACAGCGATTGCCCGGGTGGAAGGAGTAGTGCATCTCCGAGCCAGCAGAGCAAGAGACCCACCAGGATGATCTGTCCGTAGGTGCTGGCCATGCCGCCCCAGACAAGGCAGGCCCAAACGAATGAGGACGCGGCCGTCAGCTTCGCCACGATGATTCCGGGGCGAAAGCCCTGGTACAGCGACAAGAGGAGCGCTGCGACCGCTGCAATGCCGACTGCGAGTGCCCAGATCATGCTCGACTCGCTGATGCCGAGAGCAACGCCGGGATCGAATCGAAATCCGGATGGTCACCGGGATGCTTCGGCTCGTAGCCCCACAAGATCCGGTCACCCTCCACGACGAACGCAGCCGGCATTCGCCAGATGTCTCCGCTACGAGGTCCCATCTCGTGGCCCTTTGCGGTCGCCCGACGTTTCGCCGCGAACATCTGCGGGCTCAAGATCATGAACTTGCTCGCCCGCTTGATCCCGAATCCATCGTAGAAGACCTCGTCCACATCCGAGATCGCCCGTGCGCCAGGCCAATACCGACGCAGGAAGACGCGGGATTCCACCGGACTCGCCTCAGCGAAGAAGATGACATCGGGGAAGCTCTCATCGGCCTCCGCCGCTTCCCGAAGATCGCTCACCGTCTCGCGGCAGAACACGCAGCCGAAATGGCGCAGGAAGACCAACAGGGTTCTCCCAACCAA
This region of bacterium genomic DNA includes:
- a CDS encoding MOSC domain-containing protein; translated protein: MAEVRIESLNLGGVEAVRFADGGEIQSAIRKRPQAQPVALTLAGLPGDQVHHHGHGGPNRALHVYPIEHYPVFEEIASHSLPIPCFGENITLRGMTEAQVRVGDVWQIGTAHLQVTMPTERCAHPGRLAGAPLIMKRVVRDALCGWYLRVLEPGEIQVGDEISRVEVGQDDVSLVDLHIWMRDHAGDLEILERVQAMHALAPEWKERMGVLHARRRRA
- a CDS encoding DUF456 domain-containing protein, giving the protein MEFEAATWALFALSAVLVGVGLAGMMLPVIPGAPVLLAGLVIAAWAEDFAYVGYGTLTVLGLLVLLTYAVDLAAGAFGARRFGATQRGMVGAALGALIGLFFGIPGILLGPFVGAVLGELSGRRRLDEAGRAGMGASFGLVLGAAAKLALAFSMLGIFAAARILGAL
- a CDS encoding lysoplasmalogenase; amino-acid sequence: MIWALAVGIAAVAALLLSLYQGFRPGIIVAKLTAASSFVWACLVWGGMASTYGQIILVGLLLCWLGDALLLPPGQSLWFRLGIAAFLSGHLAYAIAFLQGPLSLVGLAVSAIALGVFAFLVLRWLAPHVPEEFKIPVIAYLVVISMMTVLAIGSSVATGRPAAAIGAVAFALSDVSVSRERFVAPGFVNGAWGLPVYFASQFVLASTVLTPLQ
- a CDS encoding GNAT family N-acetyltransferase is translated as MPGTIESLQHSDLEALALLWRRSREDAQPWLELRMGYTPTEDLAFLRDVIAHECDIWIARDGSTLLGFLALAGEQIEQLYVDPPGQGTGVGTTLLDRARQLSPTCLTLSTHLRNSGARAFYERRGFHAVAFGTSPPPESEPDVTYVWVP
- a CDS encoding phage holin family protein, which gives rise to MGFLIRMAITAFGLWLAARLVPGIQITPDATLALAALLLGFVNAFVRPIAIFLTFPITLVTLGLFLWVVNAGMLGLVAWMLQDFQIASLGAALIGSLVVSLTSWIGSSFIGSSGRYEVMVVRRG
- a CDS encoding GNAT family N-acetyltransferase, whose amino-acid sequence is MSGPPTIETLQLELRAYRPSDAEPLFQIQRDPDAMRYTWCAPSLAEAQQRLEAYAAGFAKDGFAPWTALSRQEDRVVGWGGLNRDPMDPGWGVEVSYFVAPHAWGKGYASEIVAASLALAFGELGLPMVDAFAMPANHASLRVLEKAGFRLVGFVPELDRNRYRIRAA
- a CDS encoding bleomycin resistance protein; amino-acid sequence: MTIRGPLDHMDLSIRDPERSIPFYETFFTSLGYERLRIEHPGFAGERPERAAWATRMPGGAWFGIEVRPASGESRGQLHDRYAPGLHHMAFHADSRECVDGVFQAMHEMGATILDPPVDYSGQAGYSEGYYAVFFADPDGMKLEVVYAPRTNPA
- a CDS encoding methylated-DNA--[protein]-cysteine S-methyltransferase, with the protein product MEPSLRYATLDTELGKLLLVATARGVCLVRFGKSRTELLQQMQQEFPSATYREAEDELEPWTRILRETLGGRAPATAIPLDVRGSRFQHRVWQALCDIPTGETRSYQELARMLGTPGGARAVGRACATNPVPLLVPCHRVVGADGSPGGYLGGPTRKRWLLERENPRTAGDRRPPLEKGRPHPAGSAPVAP